The genomic DNA ATTAACCTTTTACAAAGACAAATGATAGTATCTCAGTATTATCTAATGAATTAAGTAAATGTGTCACAGTTAAAAGACATGAATGTTAAGAAAAAAAGAGCGTTCATAAAGTTTCAAGTATCAACCGAAAAGTACTTGAGAGTTGGCTATCTATCATAAATAGAAAGCTAAGAAGATACTTCAGGTAGTGACACACTAAGTAAACAATAACATAGCAATATATAATGCTTAGATTCTTAAAAGCCTATAATTACATTCTAACACATGGAATATTCTATTTTGACAacacatatgctcatcttcattTCACATTCAGTATTTACTACTGCTTCTTTAGATGATCAAAAACAATAAAATGTGACAAGTATGAAAAAAAAGAGTATTTATTTTATAGATTAATTAACAACTAATTTTCTAGAAACTCACCAACCTAGGAGAACCATTTAACTCAGTATTTCAATGGTTACCTTGACACTCTCAACTGCACCAAAATTTTTGCCCTGCTTCACGTAGGAACCAACTTCTAGTAATGCAATATACACAACATCACCTAAATGATCCTGTAAGGAAACACCACATTAATCTTGAAATTAATAAGAAGATGGCACCGATACTTGATGGAactaatatgaaaataaaatcacCTGAGCATGGTCAGTTATTCCTATTGTTGCAGTAGAGCCATCAACTTTAACCCACTCATGTGTGTTAGCATATTTCAAATCTTTAATAACTGTAAGCAAATAGTTTGAGTCTTGTACATTTTTAAAATGACTATTTAATATAAGGAAAAGTTGCGAGGAGTGTATCGGCTCTCCTATACCCGCCCTTAAACTTCATTAGAAAGGTCAAATACATCATGCCACTAAATTATTTAGATCTTTATGTTTGATCTTTAAACACATAGAATTTACAATGACTACTATCTCCATTTCCccacataaattttaaaattgaaacttCCATAGCTTCTTATACTTCACAATCTAAGGCTTCCAGAATAGATCATTCATCATCAAATGCAATAAGTTCTTTTTTCCTACTAGAAACAGTTGAATCTCGCCATTAATGATGCATCTCCATGCTCTATTTTGATCACATCcatatcaaaaataaattaactaatgaAGAAAGAGACGAATCACCCATCACTATCAAATTAGAAATAGCAACAAAATCTGGCCAGACCAACCTAGACTAAATTTCACAACTACATCCAGAGGAGATTCACAAGTCGCAATAGCATCATGCGATACAGATCTAGAGGAGTAAAAAATCAAGAAGCAAATCTACCAAAGATGTCCCAACGTTCCTTTTTCTAGGGGGAAAAAAAATATCTCGACCCCCCTTCCCCATCTTGTTCATTTCACCATCAACAAAGATCTCTAGAACATTAAACCAAGCGGAAAACTCTGAGGTTTCAGCAGATCAGAGATGTACCTATGGAGAAGGCGCTAGGGCAGGTGGAGATCTTGAGGTAGGAGGCGACCCTCGAAGCCCACAACAACCTAGATGCCATTGTTATGATCTTGAGGTAGGACGATGCACACTGCTAGGAGGCCCAGCTACAATGCCAACGCCGTGCCCATCGTTGAAGATGGGTCCAAGGTGGTCGTCACCTCGATGATCGCATCCCACCTTCCTGTCGAATCTTGGAGGAGGAAGGACggagatcaaccaagggagaatGCCGGCAGACGAGGGAGGAGAAGCGAGAAGAGAAGAGCCGGTTGGAGCAGTAAAAAAGAAAGGATAGGAGGAGGTGATGAAGAGAGAGGGATTTGGAAAGACATATAGGGTTTAGGATGGTTTAGGCATAAAAATAAGAGGGAAAAAAAACACGGTGGGAAAAAATTAAGACAGAAGAGAAAAACggcgaaagaaaaaaaatgtgacaatataatagacaacgctttttaaaaaagtgttgtctttgatcCCAAAAAAATACTAATAGATAACGCTTATttgaaaagtgttgtctttgataagaataaaaaacttagacaacgcttttcactaaaagcgttgtagaaaaaaaaagacaacgctttttgtaAAAAGCgctgtcttttaagtgttgtctATTAGTTTTTTTCTTGTAATGACAACTTTGATTTCCCTGTGCAACCAACACCCTGCTTCGCGCTTCAGAAGTCCAGCCTCTCCCCCTTAGCGAGCAAGAAATAATGCGGAGAAGCAT from Zingiber officinale cultivar Zhangliang chromosome 4A, Zo_v1.1, whole genome shotgun sequence includes the following:
- the LOC121970509 gene encoding glycine cleavage system H protein 2, mitochondrial-like, which codes for MASRLLWASRVASYLKISTCPSAFSIVIKDLKYANTHEWVKVDGSTATIGITDHAQDHLGDVVYIALLEVGSYVKQGKNFGAVESVKVNASPFEDGWIVKVKSSNDGEVNSLMDSEQYSKFYEEEDAKH